A stretch of DNA from Bacillota bacterium:
GCCAAGGGGCGGACCTCCGCCGCCATCCAGGCGCTCCTCAGCCTCCAGGCCAAGACCGCGCGCGTCCTCCGAGACGGCCGAGAGGTGGATCTCCCCGTCGAAGAGGTGCAGGTGGGCGACATCGTCATCGTCCGCCCGGGGGAGAAGATCCCGGTCGACGGCGTGGTGGTCGAGGGCTACTCGGCCGTCGACGAGTCGATGTTGACCGGCGAGTCGCTGCCGAAGGAGAAGCGCGAGGGCGACGAGGTGGTCGGCGCCACGATCAACAAGACCGGTACCTTCAAGTTCCGCGCGACCAAGGTGGGGCGCGACACCGCGCTCGCCCAGATCGTGCGCGTGGTGGAGGAGGCGCAGGGCTCCCGGGCGCCGATCCAGCGGCTGGCGGACGTGATCTCCAACTACTTCGTCCCCTCGGTCCTCGGCGCGGCGGTGCTCACCTTCCTGGCCTGGTTCTTCAGCACGGGCGACGTGACGGCCGCGCTGCTGAGCAGCGTGGCCGTGGTGGTCATCGCCTGCCCCTGCGCGCTCGGGCTGGCGACGCCCACCGCCATCATGGTGGGCACCGGCCGGGGCGCCCAGGCCGGGATCCTCTTCAAGGGCGGCGAGCACCTGGAGCGGGCGGGGCGGCTGAACGCGGTGGTGCTCGACAAGACGGGCACCATCACCCAGGGGAAGCCGTCGGTGACCGACCTGCTCCCCGCCGAGGGAGTGGAGGTCCGCGAGCTGCTTGGGTTGGCGCTGGCGCTGGAGCGGAACTCCGAGCACCCGCTGGCGCAGGCCGTCGTCGACCGGGCGCTGGCCGAGGGGCTCGCGCCGGAGGAGGTGGCCGGCTTCCAGGCGATTCCCGGGCAGGGTGTGGTCGGCCATGTGGAAGGCCGCCTCTACCGGCTGGGCAACCGGCGGCTGATGGCGGAGGCCGGCATCGACCTCGGCCCGCTGGCCGCCGAGCTGGAGCGGCTCGAGGGTGAGGGCAAGACCGCCATGATCCTGGCCGACGAGGAGCGGGTGCTGGGCCTGATCGCCGTCGCCGACACGGTCAAGGCAGGAAGCGCCGAGGCGGTCCGTGAGCTCCAGCGGATGGGGATCCGCGTCTACATGATCACCGGCGACAACCGGCGGACCGCCGAGGCCATCGCCCGGCAGGTGGGCATCCCGCTGGAGAACGTGCTGGCCGAGGTGCTGCCCGAGAAGAAGGCCGAGGCGGTCCAGGAGCTGCAGGCGAAGGGGCTCCGGGTGGGCATGGTGGGCGACGGGATCAACGACGCACCCGCCCTGGCGACGGCGGACGTGGGCATGGCCATCGGCACCGGCACCGACGTGGCCATCGAGGCGGCCGACGTCACCCTGATGTCGGGCGACCTGCGCGGCGTGGTGGCGGCCGTCGACCTGAGCCGGGCGACGATCGGGAAGATCTACCAGAACCTCTTCTGGGCGCTGGTCTACAACACGCTGGGCATCCCCGTGGCGGCGCTGGGCCTCCTCAACCCGCTGATCGCGGGGGCGGCCATGGCGCTCAGCTCCGTCTCGGTCACCACCAACTCGACCTTCCTGCGCCGCTTCGATCCCATGCGCCGGTTCCGGCGGCAGGGTATGGCGGTCGCGGCGCTGACCCCGGAGGCGAGACCTTGAACGACCTGCTGTTGACGCTTCTGGCGGTGGCGGGGGTGGCGGCTCTGGCGGCCGGCTTCCTCCGCCGGAGGCGGGGCATGGCCGGGGCCCCGCCCCTGCTCCTCCTCGGTG
This window harbors:
- a CDS encoding heavy metal translocating P-type ATPase — encoded protein: MATEFRLRKAPGGDEGGQGEGLARVTLDIEGMTCAMCVATITEGLEELPGTHSVHVNLATEKASVVYDPQKVDVPAMIAAVRDRGYDVRTAKVKLEIEGMTCSTCVRTNEEALRSLPGIVDARVNLASNTAYVEYSPSAVSPEEMVRAIREVGYDARPVTEPGAAGEGESVQEREIRRWRRLLWIGALFSAPLLLAMIGHALGVEDQPWMRLLGNPWLQWALASIVQFGPGWTFYRDAYYNLKHLNANMAVLVAVGTSAAYGYSVVGLFDAAVARTGFYFEVSAILITLVIVGKLLEAIAKGRTSAAIQALLSLQAKTARVLRDGREVDLPVEEVQVGDIVIVRPGEKIPVDGVVVEGYSAVDESMLTGESLPKEKREGDEVVGATINKTGTFKFRATKVGRDTALAQIVRVVEEAQGSRAPIQRLADVISNYFVPSVLGAAVLTFLAWFFSTGDVTAALLSSVAVVVIACPCALGLATPTAIMVGTGRGAQAGILFKGGEHLERAGRLNAVVLDKTGTITQGKPSVTDLLPAEGVEVRELLGLALALERNSEHPLAQAVVDRALAEGLAPEEVAGFQAIPGQGVVGHVEGRLYRLGNRRLMAEAGIDLGPLAAELERLEGEGKTAMILADEERVLGLIAVADTVKAGSAEAVRELQRMGIRVYMITGDNRRTAEAIARQVGIPLENVLAEVLPEKKAEAVQELQAKGLRVGMVGDGINDAPALATADVGMAIGTGTDVAIEAADVTLMSGDLRGVVAAVDLSRATIGKIYQNLFWALVYNTLGIPVAALGLLNPLIAGAAMALSSVSVTTNSTFLRRFDPMRRFRRQGMAVAALTPEARP